From the Penicillium oxalicum strain HP7-1 chromosome V, whole genome shotgun sequence genome, one window contains:
- a CDS encoding Zinc transporter ZIP9: MEGLFTLLALSIVMAVTSFVVGSLPLALTLSASQLRLISSIGMGVLVGTSLIVIIPEGIETLYSANAVGRKTISARASTVVWPCEGLIPTASVKRDVYSSGLPPTIPVPFLDIDPATSLPHGHRDAWWEPSYALRARRNENPSDKEKHGKEEEEEEERSSPHAWIGVALISGFILMYLIDKVPEYASPTKPDRQPYHISLDNLGSGLRRSSSPARPDSLLEAGPSHQQHGHSFATTMGLVIHAAADGIALGATSTDTGLSFIIFLAIMVHKAPASFGLTSILLKQGLSARTARAHLLVFSLAAPIGALATFLFAHLLGTSNGDEAASLWRTGMLLLFSGGTFLYVAVHTMQENGPASTSREMSANRYSDSRDSPKGTDKSMRDLVASVLGMILPLFLQIGHAH, from the exons ATGGAGGGACTCTTCACCTTGCTCGCGCTGAGCATCGTGATGGCAGTGAC ATCCTTCGTTGTCGGTTCACTCCCCCTCGCGTTGACACTCTCTGCCTCTCAATTACGATTGATCTCTTCAATCGGAATGGGAGTGTTGGTCGGTACATCTTTAATTGTCATTATCCCCGAGGGCATTGAGACTTTATACAGCGCCAATGCTGTCGGTCGAAAGACGATCAGCGCCCGCGCAAGCACTGTCGTGTGGCCTTGCGAAGGGCTCATCCCGACAGCTTCAGTGAAGCGCGATGTTTATAGCTCTGGGTTGCCGCCTACCATTCCAGTGCCATTCCTTGATATCGACCCCGCAACTTCTTTGCCCCATGGCCACCGGGACGCATGGTGGGAGCCTTCGTATGCGCTGCGCGCACGCAGAAACGAGAACCCGAGTGACAAAGAAAAGCatgggaaggaggaggaagaggaggaggaacgGAGTTCTCCGCATGCTTGGATTGGTGTCGCCCTTATTAGCGGATTTATTCTCATGTACCTCATCGACAAGGTCCCTGAGTATGCCTCGCCGACCAAGCCCGACCGACAACCATATCACATTTCCCTTGACAATCTTGGCTCCGGCCTACGACGCAGTTCCTCCCCAGCGCGGCCGGATAGCCTTCTGGAGGCAGGGCCGTCGCATCAGCAACATGGCCACAGTTTCGCCACCACCATGGGCTTGGTGATTCACGCTGCCGCGGACGGTATCGCATTGGGCGCGACCAGCACGGACACAGGGCTCAGCTTTATCATTTTCCTTGCCATCATGGTCCACAAGGCTCCCGCCTCCTTTGGCCTGACCTCCATTCTCCTGAAGCAGGGGCTTTCCGCCCGTACGGCTAGAGCGCATTTGCTGGTCTTCAGTCTTGCCGCTCCCATCGGTGCACTAGCCACATTTCTCTTCGCCCACCTCCTCGGGACTTCCAATGGGGACGAGGCTGCATCTTTATGGCGAACAGggatgcttcttcttttctccggGGGCACCTTTCT ATACGTGGCTGTGCACACGATGCAGGAAAATGGGCCCGCATCCACCTCGCGCGAGATGTCCGCAAACAGATACTCAGACTCGCGTGACTCGCCCAAAGGCACGGATAAATCGATGCGAGACTTGGTGGCATCCGTGTTGGGTATGATTCTACCGCTTTTCCTGCAGATTGGCCATGCACACTAG